A single region of the Methanococcoides sp. AM1 genome encodes:
- a CDS encoding 2-oxoacid:acceptor oxidoreductase subunit alpha — MSTDLVIKVGGAAGQGLQTIGVALAKTFKSSGFNVFATQFYLSRVRGGHNTFQVRISEEPIRAMTEKVDILIALDKESIEEQIEEMSNGVIIFDNDVVKIDNTNDLFFNVPMLKIAKDVCGNKIYSNSVASGAALGLMCFEFDYLAKVLTETFKKKGEEIIDNNIKAARAGYDYARENFPSECKFSVSEPSDKDGRMLIAGNDAVGLGALAAGVQFLAAYPMTPSTGVMTYVAANADDFNVVVEQAEDEIAALNMVLGASFAGARAMTTTSGGGFCLMSEALGLSGITETPAVIFLSQRPGPATGLPTMTEQGDLQFVLTAAQGEFPRCVLAPGTPDDCFYMTAEAFNIADKYQIPVFVMSDQYLADSLFTCKRFDPSKVKIKRYLMSDEELVGNGEYKRYELTMTGISPRAIPGQAGKVVVADSDEHNEYGHIDQTIENRILMNEKRMKKLDLLRDDMETPHQYGPKDAKITLVGWGSTYGPLMEVVNILISEGHSVNHVHFTHVFPLPVEATRNLLENSETIVCVENNATGQFARLLECEIGLHISEKILRSDGKPYSPESIIRSMRDKEVI; from the coding sequence ATGAGTACAGATCTTGTAATAAAAGTAGGTGGAGCCGCAGGTCAGGGATTACAGACCATAGGTGTTGCACTTGCAAAGACCTTTAAATCGAGTGGTTTCAACGTTTTTGCCACCCAGTTCTACCTTTCAAGGGTAAGGGGTGGACATAATACGTTCCAGGTAAGGATAAGCGAGGAACCGATCAGGGCAATGACCGAGAAAGTGGATATCCTGATAGCTCTTGATAAAGAGTCTATTGAGGAGCAAATTGAGGAAATGTCCAATGGGGTCATAATATTTGATAATGATGTCGTTAAGATAGACAATACAAATGACCTGTTTTTCAATGTCCCGATGCTGAAGATCGCAAAAGATGTCTGTGGGAACAAGATATATTCTAATTCCGTTGCAAGTGGTGCTGCCCTTGGTCTGATGTGCTTTGAATTTGATTATCTTGCAAAGGTCCTGACTGAAACTTTCAAGAAGAAAGGAGAGGAGATCATTGATAACAATATCAAAGCAGCACGTGCCGGCTATGATTATGCAAGAGAGAACTTCCCCTCGGAATGCAAGTTCTCTGTGAGTGAACCTTCGGATAAAGATGGAAGGATGCTTATCGCAGGAAACGACGCTGTCGGACTTGGTGCTCTTGCTGCCGGAGTACAATTCCTTGCAGCATATCCGATGACACCATCTACAGGGGTCATGACCTATGTGGCTGCAAATGCTGATGACTTCAATGTCGTAGTTGAACAGGCAGAAGATGAGATCGCTGCCCTGAACATGGTGCTTGGTGCTTCCTTTGCCGGTGCAAGGGCTATGACAACAACTTCAGGCGGTGGATTCTGCCTGATGTCAGAAGCTCTGGGTCTTTCCGGTATCACGGAGACACCTGCTGTGATATTCTTATCCCAGCGTCCCGGGCCTGCTACCGGTCTTCCTACCATGACCGAGCAGGGTGATCTCCAGTTCGTGCTAACCGCAGCACAGGGTGAGTTCCCCCGCTGTGTACTGGCTCCCGGAACACCGGATGACTGTTTCTACATGACAGCTGAAGCTTTCAACATTGCTGACAAGTACCAGATCCCGGTCTTTGTCATGAGCGACCAGTATCTTGCAGATTCACTTTTCACATGTAAGAGGTTTGATCCCTCGAAGGTTAAGATTAAAAGATATCTGATGTCTGATGAAGAACTGGTCGGGAATGGTGAATATAAACGCTATGAGCTAACCATGACAGGTATCTCGCCGCGTGCAATACCCGGGCAGGCAGGAAAAGTGGTCGTTGCCGATAGTGATGAACACAATGAATATGGTCATATTGACCAGACCATCGAGAACCGTATCCTGATGAATGAAAAGAGGATGAAAAAGCTCGATCTTTTGAGAGATGATATGGAAACGCCGCATCAGTATGGTCCTAAAGATGCCAAAATAACGCTTGTCGGATGGGGTTCTACATATGGTCCTCTTATGGAAGTAGTGAACATCCTCATAAGTGAAGGTCATTCGGTGAACCATGTTCACTTCACTCATGTTTTCCCCCTGCCTGTAGAGGCTACCAGAAACCTTCTTGAAAATTCAGAGACCATCGTTTGCGTGGAGAACAATGCAACGGGACAATTTGCAAGGTTGCTTGAATGTGAGATTGGTCTGCATATTTCTGAAAAGATCCTTAGGTCTGATGGGAAACCGTACAGTCCTGAATCAATAATACGTTCCATGAGAGACAAAGAGGTGATCTGA
- a CDS encoding 2-oxoacid:ferredoxin oxidoreductase subunit beta — MVSVEDYGEFETEWCPGCGNFMILKAVKRALAELGRSPDEVLITSGIGQSSKLPHYLKCNVFNGLHGRSLPPAIGAKVANHELTVLAVTGDGDCYGEGGNHFLHNVRRNPNITLIVHDNQIYGLTKGQASPTSELGMKTKVQTHGVFNTPLNPLSLAISLDCSFVSRGFAGDVPHLTELIKKAIQHKGFSLVDVLQPCISFNKLNTFSWYSERVYKMEDGDHSPDDRAKAFEKSLEWGERIPLGVFYINEKPTFEDHLDVLRSGTLVGNKSDPQKVDELLDSFI; from the coding sequence ATGGTAAGCGTGGAAGATTACGGTGAATTTGAGACAGAATGGTGCCCAGGTTGCGGGAACTTTATGATACTTAAGGCTGTCAAACGTGCCCTTGCAGAACTTGGCAGGTCGCCGGATGAGGTATTGATCACATCAGGTATCGGGCAGTCAAGCAAATTGCCACATTACCTGAAATGCAATGTCTTCAACGGACTTCATGGCAGATCCCTGCCTCCTGCAATAGGTGCAAAGGTCGCCAACCATGAGCTAACTGTACTTGCAGTCACAGGAGACGGTGATTGTTATGGTGAAGGTGGTAATCATTTCCTGCACAATGTCAGGAGAAATCCCAACATCACCCTGATAGTTCATGACAACCAGATATATGGCCTTACCAAAGGCCAGGCTTCGCCTACAAGTGAGCTTGGCATGAAGACAAAGGTACAGACACATGGCGTGTTCAACACTCCGCTGAACCCATTGTCGCTTGCAATTTCCCTTGACTGCTCATTTGTAAGCAGGGGTTTTGCAGGTGATGTTCCTCACCTTACAGAGTTGATCAAAAAAGCTATACAACACAAGGGTTTCTCTCTTGTGGATGTGCTTCAGCCATGCATTTCCTTTAATAAGCTTAACACTTTCAGCTGGTATTCAGAAAGGGTCTATAAGATGGAAGATGGTGATCACAGTCCTGATGACAGGGCAAAGGCATTTGAAAAGTCTCTGGAATGGGGAGAAAGAATACCTTTAGGTGTCTTTTACATTAATGAGAAACCTACTTTCGAGGACCATCTTGATGTTCTCAGGTCCGGGACATTAGTAGGAAATAAAAGTGATCCTCAAAAAGTAGATGAACTTCTCGACAGTTTCATCTGA